In the Pseudomonas sp. ADAK2 genome, one interval contains:
- the ssuB gene encoding aliphatic sulfonates ABC transporter ATP-binding protein — protein MTAQQPPRLLRGIPLAVRKLQKTFGSRQVLREIDLHIPAGQFVAVVGRSGCGKSTLLRLLAGLDKPTGGELLAGSAPLSDAREDTRLMFQEARLLPWKKVIDNVGLGLKGNWRPQALDALESVGLADRANEWPAALSGGQKQRVALARALIHQPRLLLLDEPLGALDALTRIEMQQLIERLWQKHGFTVLLVTHDVSEAVAIADRVILIEDGEVGLDLHVELPRPRVRGSHRLAALETEVLNRVLSLPGEPPEPEPVSPLPTQLRWAQ, from the coding sequence ATGACTGCTCAACAACCTCCACGCCTGCTGCGCGGGATTCCGCTGGCGGTGCGCAAGTTGCAAAAGACGTTTGGTTCGCGGCAAGTGCTGCGCGAGATCGATCTGCACATTCCGGCTGGGCAATTCGTCGCCGTGGTCGGACGCAGTGGCTGTGGCAAAAGCACGTTGCTGCGCTTGCTTGCCGGCCTCGACAAACCAACGGGCGGCGAACTGCTGGCCGGTTCGGCACCGCTCAGCGATGCCCGGGAAGACACGCGGTTAATGTTCCAGGAAGCGCGCCTGCTGCCGTGGAAAAAGGTCATCGACAACGTCGGCCTCGGACTCAAGGGCAACTGGCGGCCACAAGCCCTGGACGCGTTGGAGTCGGTGGGCCTGGCGGATCGCGCCAATGAGTGGCCAGCGGCCTTGTCCGGTGGCCAGAAACAACGCGTGGCCCTGGCCCGCGCGCTGATCCACCAACCGCGCTTGCTGCTGCTGGACGAGCCGTTGGGCGCTCTGGACGCCCTGACCCGCATTGAAATGCAGCAACTGATCGAACGCCTCTGGCAGAAGCACGGGTTTACCGTGTTGCTGGTGACCCACGACGTCAGCGAAGCAGTGGCGATTGCCGATCGGGTGATCCTGATCGAAGACGGCGAAGTCGGCCTCGACCTGCACGTGGAGTTGCCGCGCCCTCGGGTGCGTGGCTCCCATCGGCTGGCGGCGCTGGAAACCGAAGTCCTCAATCGCGTGCTGTCACTGCCCGGCGAGCCGCCGGAACCGGAACCCGTTTCACCATTGCCTACGCAACTGCGTTGGGCGCAATAA
- a CDS encoding TOBE domain-containing protein, with amino-acid sequence MTIKAINVRNQFKGSIKEIVLGDVLSEIDVQTASGIVTSVITTRSVKELELVVGSEVIAFVKSTEVSIAKL; translated from the coding sequence ATGACTATCAAAGCCATCAACGTTCGTAACCAGTTCAAAGGCTCGATCAAGGAAATCGTGCTGGGTGACGTGTTGTCGGAAATCGACGTTCAAACCGCATCTGGCATCGTCACTTCAGTCATTACCACTCGCTCGGTGAAAGAGCTGGAACTGGTGGTCGGCAGCGAAGTGATCGCCTTCGTGAAATCCACCGAGGTGTCGATCGCCAAGTTGTAA
- a CDS encoding LpxA family transferase, producing MADYIQEISHSPIAEWAHLSPWELVINAPERVQHLLSQLPADDYEMVDDIAIHRTAQVEAGAVLKGPLIIGPSCFIAAGAYLRGGCWLGANCIIGPGAELKSSFVFSGSKLAHFNFVGDSVLGAGVNLEAGSIIANYRNERADKGVNVRVGGVLQATGCDKFGALMGDGSRLGANAVVAPGGLLLPGSVVRRLTLHDCEAS from the coding sequence ATGGCTGATTACATTCAGGAGATTTCGCATTCACCCATCGCCGAATGGGCGCACCTTTCGCCGTGGGAACTGGTGATCAATGCGCCCGAGCGTGTGCAGCATCTGCTTTCGCAGCTGCCCGCGGACGACTATGAGATGGTCGACGACATCGCAATCCATCGCACCGCGCAGGTGGAAGCGGGCGCTGTGCTGAAAGGGCCGTTGATTATCGGCCCCAGTTGTTTTATCGCTGCGGGTGCCTACTTGCGCGGCGGGTGCTGGCTCGGGGCGAATTGCATCATTGGCCCAGGAGCGGAGCTCAAGTCTTCGTTCGTTTTCAGCGGCAGCAAACTGGCGCATTTCAACTTTGTCGGTGATTCGGTGTTAGGTGCCGGTGTCAATCTGGAGGCGGGCAGCATCATCGCCAACTACCGTAACGAACGTGCTGACAAAGGGGTGAATGTGCGGGTAGGCGGGGTGCTTCAGGCTACCGGTTGTGACAAGTTCGGCGCGTTGATGGGCGATGGGTCGCGCCTCGGAGCCAACGCGGTGGTGGCGCCGGGCGGGCTGTTGCTGCCCGGGTCGGTTGTTCGACGGTTGACACTCCACGATTGCGAAGCGTCGTAG
- a CDS encoding TetR/AcrR family transcriptional regulator: MTRPAPIRKPRARSQARIDSILDAARTLLAAEGVASLSIYSVAERAEIPPSSVYHFFASVPALLEALTADVHAAFRACLQAPIDHDALHGWRDLSRLVEQRMLDIYGEDAAARQLILAQHGLTEVTQADRQHDIELGDLMHKLFDHHFELPRLTMDVDVFALAMELGDRVYARSVQQHGQITPRMAEEGMRVFDAYLGLYLPPYLPKRTLAN, from the coding sequence ATGACGCGCCCCGCCCCTATCCGCAAACCCCGCGCACGCAGCCAGGCGCGGATCGACTCGATACTCGATGCCGCCCGCACGCTGCTGGCCGCCGAGGGCGTGGCCAGCCTGTCGATCTACAGCGTCGCCGAGCGCGCGGAGATTCCGCCCTCCTCCGTCTACCACTTCTTCGCCAGCGTCCCGGCCCTGCTCGAAGCCCTGACCGCCGACGTCCACGCCGCCTTCCGCGCCTGCCTGCAAGCGCCGATCGACCACGACGCCCTGCATGGCTGGCGCGACCTGTCGCGGTTGGTGGAACAGCGCATGCTCGACATCTACGGCGAAGACGCCGCCGCCCGCCAGCTGATCCTCGCCCAACACGGCCTCACCGAAGTCACCCAGGCTGACCGCCAGCACGATATTGAGCTGGGTGACCTGATGCACAAGCTGTTCGATCATCACTTCGAACTGCCGAGGCTGACGATGGACGTGGATGTGTTTGCGTTGGCCATGGAGCTGGGCGACCGCGTCTATGCACGCTCGGTGCAACAGCATGGGCAGATCACCCCGCGCATGGCTGAGGAAGGGATGCGGGTGTTTGATGCGTATCTGGGGCTGTATTTACCGCCCTACTTGCCCAAGCGCACGCTTGCCAACTAA
- a CDS encoding glutamine synthetase family protein codes for MSVPPRAVQLNEANAFLKEHPEVLYVDLLIADMNGVVRGKRIERTSLHKVYEKGINLPASLFALDINGSTVESTGLGLDIGDADRICYPIPDTLCNEPWQKRPTAQLLMTMHEIEGEPFFADPREVLRQVVTKFDDMGLTICAAFELEFYLIDQENVNGRPQPPRSPISGKRPHSTQVYLIDDLDEYVDCLQDILEGAKEQGIPADAIVKESAPAQFEVNLHHVADPIKACDYAVLLKRLIKNIAYDHEMDTTFMAKPYPGQAGNGLHVHISILDRDGKNIFASEDPEQNAALRHAIGGVLETLPAQMAFLCPNVNSYRRFGAQFYVPNSPCWGLDNRTVAIRVPTGSSDAVRIEHRVAGADANPYLLMASVLAGVHHGLTNKIEPGAPVEGNSYEQNEQSLPNNLRDALRELDDSEVMAKYIDPKYIDIFVACKESELEEFEHSISDLEYNWYLHTV; via the coding sequence ATGTCGGTACCCCCGCGTGCCGTTCAGCTTAACGAAGCGAACGCGTTCCTTAAGGAACATCCTGAGGTTCTGTACGTTGACCTTCTGATTGCGGATATGAATGGTGTGGTGCGCGGCAAGCGCATTGAACGCACCAGCCTCCACAAGGTTTACGAGAAAGGCATCAACCTGCCGGCCTCTCTATTTGCTCTGGATATCAATGGCTCGACGGTGGAAAGCACCGGCCTGGGCCTGGACATCGGCGATGCTGACCGAATCTGCTATCCAATCCCCGACACCCTGTGCAATGAGCCATGGCAAAAGCGCCCTACCGCGCAACTGCTGATGACCATGCACGAAATCGAAGGTGAACCTTTCTTCGCGGATCCCCGTGAAGTTTTGCGTCAAGTTGTTACCAAGTTCGATGACATGGGTCTGACGATCTGTGCCGCGTTCGAACTGGAGTTCTACCTGATCGACCAGGAGAACGTGAACGGCCGACCGCAACCGCCGCGCTCGCCGATCTCGGGCAAACGCCCGCATTCGACACAGGTCTACCTGATCGACGACCTCGACGAATACGTCGACTGCCTCCAGGACATTCTGGAAGGTGCGAAAGAGCAAGGCATCCCGGCTGACGCCATCGTCAAGGAAAGTGCCCCGGCGCAGTTCGAAGTGAACCTGCACCACGTCGCCGACCCGATCAAGGCTTGCGACTACGCGGTACTGCTCAAGCGCCTGATCAAGAACATCGCCTACGATCATGAGATGGACACCACCTTCATGGCCAAGCCTTACCCAGGCCAGGCGGGTAACGGGCTGCACGTCCACATCTCGATTCTCGACCGTGACGGCAAGAATATTTTTGCCAGCGAGGATCCCGAGCAGAACGCCGCACTGCGTCACGCGATCGGCGGTGTGCTCGAGACCCTACCGGCGCAAATGGCTTTCCTGTGCCCGAACGTCAACTCGTACCGTCGTTTCGGCGCACAGTTCTACGTGCCGAACTCGCCGTGCTGGGGCCTGGACAACCGGACCGTGGCGATTCGCGTACCGACCGGCTCGTCCGACGCGGTGCGTATCGAACACCGTGTTGCCGGCGCCGATGCCAACCCGTACCTGCTGATGGCTTCGGTCCTGGCAGGCGTGCATCACGGCCTGACCAACAAGATCGAGCCGGGCGCGCCCGTGGAAGGCAACTCCTACGAGCAAAACGAGCAAAGCCTGCCGAACAACCTGCGTGATGCACTGCGCGAGTTGGACGACAGCGAAGTCATGGCCAAGTACATCGATCCGAAATACATCGATATCTTCGTGGCTTGCAAGGAAAGTGAGCTGGAGGAGTTCGAACACTCCATCTCCGACCTTGAGTACAACTGGTACCTGCATACCGTTTAA
- a CDS encoding glutamine amidotransferase: MSRLPLIGVTICSGQIGLHAHHISGDRCVHTKAQVAKGVSSTLLSPAAFASPSDILDAPHDILFTASVSNIEPFYFSGLANASSPAHDSARPATLSITHALAAAGICARPLQWQSVSRDADASNNA, translated from the coding sequence ATGTCTCGCCTGCCGTTAATCGGCGTCACCATCTGCTCTGGGCAGATCGGTCTGCATGCTCATCACATCAGTGGCGATCGTTGCGTTCACACCAAGGCCCAAGTTGCCAAAGGCGTGTCGTCGACTCTTCTTTCCCCGGCAGCTTTTGCGTCCCCGTCCGATATTCTGGACGCTCCGCACGACATTCTCTTTACTGCCTCTGTTTCCAATATAGAACCGTTTTACTTCAGTGGCCTGGCCAATGCGTCGAGCCCTGCTCATGATTCTGCACGTCCGGCTACGCTTTCCATCACCCACGCCCTGGCCGCGGCGGGTATTTGTGCGCGGCCCTTGCAGTGGCAATCTGTATCACGCGACGCCGATGCGTCAAACAACGCCTGA